One Chaetodon auriga isolate fChaAug3 chromosome 14, fChaAug3.hap1, whole genome shotgun sequence genomic window carries:
- the plcb2 gene encoding 1-phosphatidylinositol 4,5-bisphosphate phosphodiesterase beta-2: MNKKRHFLEAPEVKDYLVKGERFTKWSEDSTKTVPVTMKVDPKGFYVYWMNQSKETTFLDVATIRDTRTGKYAKLPKHPKVRNVFNLDFPDSNHLAKTLTIVSGPDTVNLTYHNFFASKEKVTQNWANDVLAIAYNAARNNACRQVFLEKMYVRISLHTNKDGKIPVKNIYKMFPADKKRVENALASAHLPKGKHDTMKPDVFTESAFRAFLTHLCPRPEIYEIFTCYSNKPTMTKENFTKFLNEKQRDSRLNEELFPRLRQDQIKALIDKYEPCTSNSNRSLISPEGLLFFLMGPETSVVMQDRLAKCHDMTQPLPHYFIKSSHNTYLTAGQFSGVSSPEMYRQCLLSGCRCLELDCWKGKPPDEEPIITHGFTMTTEILFKDVIEAIAESSFKTSQYPIILSFENHVDSVKQQEKMANYCKTIFGDALLTEPLDKYPLKSGQQIPSPSELMGKILIKNKKGSHEKTTQTKKNSPAATEQTTTTAAPALDPNTTSQDPANPAPSTQENQEGDAAVEDNEEQEDTEEQDEEKMKTSDEGTAGQEVTAYEAMSSLVNYIQPNKFISFDNARKKNKSYVISSFVETKGETMIAKTAVEFVEYNKRQMSRIYPKGTRMDSSNYSPQPFWNVGCQMVALNYQTMDFPMQLNMALFEFNGRTGYLLKHDVLRRSDKKFDPFCDRIDTVVASTLTIKIYSGQFLSDKNVKTGVEVEVIGLPGDPKKKYRTKWSSTPNAINPVWNEEPFVFEKILLPEMASLRIVVHEENGKFLGHRIIPLDAIQSGFHHICLRSESNMPLTLPALFVYIEVKDYIPAAFADFTDALFNPTKGTEKTTKTPKESSSDYISPYELPVMVQTPMDKAKESETPAAETTEPTPPVDASDESSQSPPEAKAEEAEEEAENKSDTPQPEAEPAQTPNDTPAEDPAPGAESATPESPPEAIPPPEEAATEKEVVPESEAAPETKEEPANDSTTNAEPPSDDKPGTEAAGAAEEPAALALPCPASAPPESAGDSTKCSEEPSTVTTEELTQHKNYLKVTKRQERELKEAEKKYQKKGEDLIQKYSDSFKAIKKKASLKKKEGGGTTSDSCVKTERVKEQKEKMQVELQALWTEQCDQLRKKKEQCATERLAKLLEMATERHASELKTLESDTKENRKKTPTKSSEKAKLKKAMSTELLDETSPSDGASSDYSPQQQALMKKQAATLEEIKTLTNQLNQEALKEHEQKLRSLPAEVREAVNVCVGAHFPELVDQAGNKKVEGVGFYGDVFLG; this comes from the exons GACTCCACAAAGACTGTTCCTGTCACCATGAAGGTGGATCCCAAAGGTTTTTATGTCTACTGGATGAACCAAAGCAAG GAAACAACGTTTCTGGATGTTGCTACTATCAGAGATACCAGAACaggaaaatatgcaaaactTCCCAAA CACCCCAAGGTTCGCAATGTGTTCAATCTGGACTTCCCAGACAGCAACCATCTTGCCAAAACTCTGACCATCGTCTCAGGTCCAGATACAGTTAATCTGACCTATCATAACTTCTTTGCCTCTAAGGAGAAAGTGACACAG AACTGGGCAAATGACGTTCTTGCAATTGCCTACAACGCTGCAAGAAACAATGCCTGCAGACAGGTCTTCCTGGAGAAAAT GTACGTCCGCATTTCTCTTCACACCAACAAGGACGGCAAGATCCCAGTGAAAAA catTTACAAGATGTTCCCTGCAGATAAGAAGAGGGTGGAAAATGCCTTGGCATCAGCACATCTCCCTAAAGGAAAG catGACACCATGAAGCCTGATGTCTTCACGGAGTCTGCCTTCAGGGCCTTTCTGACACATCTCTGTCCTCGGCCTGAGATCTACGAGATCTTCACTTGTTA CTCCAACAAACCCACCATGACGAAGGAGAACTTCACCAAGTTCCTCAACGAGAAGCAGAGGGACTCTCGGCTCAACGAGGAGCTGTTTCCACGTCTGCGGCAGGACCAGATCAAAGCTCTGATTGACAAATATGAACCCTGCACCTCCAATTCAAACAGAA GTCTGATTTCTCCAGAAGGTCTCTTATTCTTCCTCATGGGGCCGGAGACATCAGTTGTCATGCAGGACAGACTGGCCAAGTGTCATGATATGACCCAACCACTACCCCACTACTTCATCAAGTCCTCCCACAACACATACCTGACAG CTGGTCAGTTCTCTGGCGTGTCCTCTCCAGAGATGTACCGTCAGTGTCTGCTGTCCGGCTGCCGCTGTCTGGAGCTGGACTGTTGGAAGGGCAAACCTCCAGATGAGGAACCCATCATTACCCACGGCttcaccatgacaactgagaTCCTCTTCAAG GATGTGATTGAGGCCATAGCTGAGAGCTCCTTCAAGACCTCACAGTATCCCATTATCCTCTCGTTCGAGAACCACGTTGACTC GGTGAAACAGCAGGAGAAGATGGCAAACTACTGCAAAACCATATTTGGTGATGCCCTGCTAACAGAGCCGCTGGACAAGTACCCT TTGAAGTCGGGCCAGCAGATCCCCAGCCCATCCGAGCTCATGGGCAAGATTCTCATCAAGAACAAGAAGGGCAGCCATGAAAAGACAACCCAGACTAAAAAAAACAGCCCAGCAGCCACTGAGCAGACCACAACCACGGCTGCACCCGCCCTGGACCCAAACACCACCTCACAGGATCCTGCCAACCCAGCACCCAGCACCCAGGAGAACCAAG AGGGGGATGCAGCTGTGGAGGACAATGAGGAAcaagaggacacagaggagcaggatgaggagaaaatgaagacgTCAGATGAG GGCACAGCTGGACAAGAAGTAACAGCATATGAGGCGATGTCATCCCTGGTCAACTACATCCAGCCCAACAAATTCATCTCGTTTGACAATGCCAGAA agaaaaacaagagttACGTCATCTCGTCTTTTGTGGAGACCAAAGGGGAGACAATGATTGCCAAGACTGCTGTTGAATTCGTCGA ATACAATAAGAGGCAGATGAGCAGGATTTACCCCAAAGGGACAAGAATGGACTCATCCAATTACAGCCCCCAGCCTTTTTGGAACGTAGGCTGCCAGATGGTGGCGCTCAACTACCAGACAATGG ATTTCCCCATGCAGCTGAACATGGCTCTGTTTGAATTCAACGGCAGAACGGGATACCTGCTCAAACATGACGTGCTGCGTCGCAGTGACAAGAAGTTCGACCCTTTTTGTGACAGGATTGACACTGTTGTGGCAAGCACATTGACCATAAAG ATCTACTCGGGCCAGTTCCTGTCTGACAAGAATGTGAAAACaggagtggaggtggaggtgattGGGCTACCGGGAGATCCCAAGAAGAAATATCGCACTAAGTGGTCCTCGACGCCCAACGCCATTAACCCAGTGTGGAATGAGGAGCCTTTTGTTTTTGAGAAG ATCCTGCTCCCAGAAATGGCCTCTCTAAGAATTGTAGTCCATGAAGAGAACGGTAAATTCTTGGGACACAGGATCATCCCACTTGATGCCATCCAATCGG GTTTCCATCACATCTGCCTGCGCAGTGAGAGCAACATGCCGCTCACTTTGCCTGCTCTCTTTGTGTACATCGAGGTCAAGGACTACATCCCTGCTGCCTTTGCAG ATTTCACAGATGCCTTATTTAACCCAACAAAGGGCACAGAGAAGACCACAAAGACCCCAAAGGAG TCATCCTCTGACTACATTTCTCCTTATGAGCTGCCTGTCATGGTCCAAACCCCCATGGACAAAGCTAAGGAAAGTGAAACCCCTGCAGCAG AAACGACCGAACCTACACCACCGGTTGACGCCAGTGACGAATCATCCCAGTCTCCACCAGAAGCAAAagcagaagaagctgaagaagaggcTGAGAACAAGTCAGACACTCCACAACCTGAAGCAGAACCAGCTCAAACTCCTAACGACACTCCTGCTGAAGATCCTGCTCCAGGTGCAGAAAGTGCCACACCTGAATCCCCTCCTGAAGCCATTCCTCCCCCTGAAGAGGCAGCCACTGAGAAAGAAGTAGTTCCAGAGTCAGAAGCAGCTCCTGAAACCAAAGAGGAGCCGGCAAATGACTCCACCACAAACGCTGAGCCTCCTTCAGATGATAAACCAGGCACAGAAGCTGCCGGCGCTGCTGAAGAGCCTGCAGCTCTGGCCTTGCCCTGTCCAGCAAGTGCACCGCCCGAGTCTGCAGGTGACTCGACGAAGTGCAGCGAAG AGCCTTCGACTGTGACCACTGAAGAACTGACACAGCACAAGAACTATCTGAAGGTCACCAAGCGTcaggagagagagctgaaggaagcagagaagaagtaccagaaaaaaggagaggacCTGATTCAGAAATACTCCGACTCCTTCAAGGCCATCAAAAAGAAGGCCTCGCTGAAGAAGAAAGA GGGAGGGGGAACCACCTCTGACTCCTGCGTGAAGACGGAGCGGGtgaaggagcagaaggagaagatGCAGGTTGAGCTGCAGGCTTTGTGGACGGAGCAGTGCGAtcagctgaggaagaagaaagagcagtGTGCTACAGAG AGACTGGCCAAACTGTTGGAGATGGCCACAGAGAGACACGCCAGTGAActgaagaccctggagag tGACACCAAAGAAAATAGGAAGAAAACACCGACAAAATCCTCAGAGAAAGCGAA GCTGAAAAAGGCGATGAGCACCGAGCTGTTGGATGAGACGAGTCCATCGGACGGTGCA TCTTCAGATTACAGCCCACAGCAGCAGGCTCTGATGAAGAAACAGGCTGCTACACTGGAGGAAATCAAGACACTGACTAATCAG CTCAATCAGGAGGCCCTGAAGGAGCACGAGCAGAAACTGAGGTCCCTGCcagcagaggtgagagaggCTGTCAATGTCTGCGTGGGGGCCCACTTTCCCGAACTGGTCGATCAGGCTGGAAACAAGAAAGTGGAGGGAGTGGGCTTCTATGGAGATGTCTTCCTGGGTTAG